In Salvelinus alpinus chromosome 22, SLU_Salpinus.1, whole genome shotgun sequence, one genomic interval encodes:
- the LOC139548927 gene encoding alpha-2-macroglobulin yields the protein MAMALNLLFFVLITSVIIQTATSSTFKSIYLVTVSSEVVGGTKEKLCAQVHQATEPLSLKVSLEMEGGSSIILLEEAVTQDFYRCISFQVPPVKADSVATVHVSIKGRKDEMSNKTKILIKPKRFLTIFQTDKPVYKPGQTVKFRIVSLDASFLTFNQMFLTVELQDPNSNRIAQWLNQSTVSGILDLSHPMSAEATQGSYIITAWNEKGEQTSQNFDIKEYVLPKYEVKVYLPQTITILDKQATLRVCGKYTYGKPVVGSVTAKVCRNVVQNHWLFDSSNICELYLMKTDKTGCATQIIDLTRFRLRESFGDFEVETEMEEYGTGVILKGSAKASFTNVIITVSFEDVPQAYKPGIAYEGKIKVTGPDSSPIPNEPVYLFLQNGGKSENWTLTTDSKGIASFSLDTSLWSSDSVSLSARYQKVEEDYPYEQGVRRPLYTSAYHFAQKFYSKSKSFVKIMQGEGKFSCEKDGIVLAHYIIQGVELKKGQTTLDFFYLVISRGSIQQHGRLPVAIKERKVNQGQLMLSLQRMPELTPFAQVVVYTVLPDGEAVADSRDFPIHLCLKNKVSLKFSSLQELPGEKTSLSLQAHPGSLCSLRAIDQSVLLLQPEQELSLDSVFSQLPVQKLSGYSYRVEDPYPCLRYPPRFEEEMIMRRPPVPKPVDELVVPDWGKRSFWFGPSDDKNDVYSIFKEVGIKILTNSDVKKPYDCKTIYAMKQNVMMEARPMNMMPNEESAPTPGASVVPKETVRTYFPETWIWDLVPVGHTGKVNVEKTVPDTITKWAAGAFCTSPVGFGLAPNTGLTAFQPFFVSLTLPYSVIRGEVFTLKASVFNYLSKCIMVKVTLAESNQFTARPCEGCQYTLCLCAEESRTFKWTLTPTALGEVSVKVSAEALTTKKFCGNEVATVPEKGRIDTVVQTLLVEAEGTQETVSHNALLCPAEGPVEKDISLKLPEVFVEGSAKASLSVLGDLMGRAIKNLDSLLQMPYGCGEQNMVLFAPNIYILNYLQSTRQLTMEIQTRATGFLDSGYQRELNYKHDDGSYSAFGKSDESGNTWLTSFVLKSFGGAKPYIFVDPAHIAQAKAWLASHQQTDGCIASVGKLFHNGMKGGVGDQVSLTAYITAALLELDGNTSDPMVEKSLTCLKAAVSDQLENTYTMALLSYTFTLAQNQDMRAKLITHLDKIAATSGGNRHWERAEASGTKTDSLEVEMTSYVLLALLSGPTMPGFGLDYSTGIVRWLAQQQNPYGGFASTQDTVVALQALAKYGAATFSPEGASTVSVSSAGGLKMEFTVNQNNRLLYQEKQLREVPGDYNIKAKGKSCVFVQIAMHYNIPPPPDFSAFNISTQTLGKCDGTKKSLIVSVAVRYNGRREETNMVIINVKLLSGFVLDKSSLGPLKNDPTVKRVDLEEGHVIIYLDGLKQKETKTYSLAIEEDVPVRNLKPAVVKVYDYYQTSDEAVSEYSSPCAE from the exons ATGGCCATGGCTCTCAACTTACTTTTCTTTGTATTGATCACATCGGTGATTATACAAACCGCGACATCGAGCACCTTCAAATC GATTTACCTGGTGACGGTCAGCTCGGAGGTGGTAGGAGGGACCAAAGAGAAACTTTGTGCTCAGGTCCACCAAGCCACAGAGCCTCTGTCGTTGAAGGTGTCGCTGGAGATGGAGGGGGGCAGCAGCATCATTCTACTGGAGGAAGCCGTAACACAGGACTTCTATCGCTGCATCTCCTTCCAG GTACCCCCAGTGAAGGCTGACAGTGTGGCCACTGTCCATGTCAGCATCAAGGGGAGGAAGGATGAGATGAGTAATAAGACCAAGATCCTTATCAAGCCTAAAAGATTCCTGACCATTTTCCAGACAGACAAACCAGTCTACaaacctggacagacag TCAAGTTCCGAATCGTCTCGCTGGATGCCAGTTTCTTGACATTCAATCAGATG TTTCTAACAGTGGAGCTTCAG GACCCAAACTCCAACCGCATTGCTCAGTGGTTGAACCAGTCAACAGTGAGTGGAATTCTGGACCTGTCCCACCCCATGTCCGCAGAGGCAACGCAAGGAAGTTACATCATCACTGCATGGAATGAGAAGGGAGAGCAAACCTCCCAAAACTTTGACATCAAAGAATATG TTTTACCCAAATATGAGGTCAAAGTCTATCTACCCCAAACCATCACTATTCTGGACAAACAAGCAACACTGAGAGTTTGTGGAAA ATACACTTATGGAAAACCAGTGGTGGGGTCTGTCACGGCGAAAGTTTGCAGAAATGTAGTTCAAAATCACTGGTTATTTGATTCTAGTAATATCTGCGAGTTGTATCTTATGAAA ACTGACAAAACTGGTTGTGCAACCCAAATTATCGACTTGACCCGGTTCCGTCTACGTGAATCTTTTGGGGACTTCGAAGTGGAGACTGAGATGGAGGAATATGGAACGG GGGTCATCCTTAAAGGTAGTGCCAAGGCAAGCTTCACCAATGTCATCATAACTGTCAGTTTTGAGGACGTGCCCCAAGCATATAAACCAGGAATTGCATACGAGGGGAAG ATCAAAGTGACCGGTCCTGACTCTAGTCCCATTCCCAATGAGCCTGTGTATCTCTTCCTACAAAACGGTGGCAAATCTGAGAACTGGACTCTCACCACAGACAGCAAGGGCAttgcttctttctctctagacACTTCTCTATGGAGTTctgattctgtctctctgtcg GCTCGTTATCAAAAGGTTGAGGAGGATTATCCTTACGAGCAGGGTGTGCGTAGACCTCTATATACATCTGCTTACCATTTCGCACAGAAATTTTATTCCAAGAGCAAGAGCTTTGTGAAGATAATGCAGGGTGAAGGGAAGTTCTCCTGTGAGAAGGACGGTATTGTTCTTGCTCACTACATCATCCAAGGGGTGGAGCTGAAAAAGGGACAGACGACCCTGGACTTCTTCTATCTG GTTATATCTAGAGGCAGCATTCAGCAGCACGGCCGTCTTCCTGTGGCCATTAAAGAAAGAAAAG TTAACCAAGGGCAGCTGATGCTCTCGCTGCAGCGGATGCCTGAGCTGACCCCGTTTGCCCAGGTGGTGGTGTACACCGTGTTGCCTGATGGGGAGGCAGTAGCAGACAGCCGAGACTTCCCCATTCACCTCTGCCTAAAAAACAAG gtgtcccTGAAGTTCTCGTCCCTCCAGGAGTTGCCAGGGGAGAAGACCTCTCTGAGCCTCCAGGCCCACCCAGGGTCTCTGTGTTCTCTCAGGGCCATCGACCAGagtgtgctgctgctgcagcctGAACAGGAGCTCAGCCTAGACTCT GTCTTCAGTCAGCTGCCTGTTCAGAAGTTGTCTGGATATTCATACAGGGTAGAAGACCCCTACCCATGCCTTCGATATCCTCCAAGATTTGAAGAGGAGATGATTATGCGCCGTCCACCCGTACCAAAACCGGTTGATGAGTTGGTTGTACCTGATTGGGGGAAACGCTCATTCTGGTTTGGCCCCAGCGATGACAAAAACGATGTCTACAGCATCTTTAAA GAAGTTGGAATCAAGATCCTGACCAACTCTGATGTGAAAAAACCTTACGACTGCAAGACTATCTATGCAATGAAACAAAATGTTATGATGGAAG CTCGTCCCATGAACATGATGCCAAATGAGGAGAGTGCCCCAACCCCTGGAGCCTCTGTCGTGCCTAAGGAGACCGTCCGCACGTACTTCCCTGAGACCTGGATCTGGGACCTGGTTCCTGTGGG ACATACAGGAAAAGTGAATGTTGAGAAGACTGTCCCTGACACCATCACTAAGTGGGCTGCAGGGGCGTTCTGTACTTCCCCAGTGGGTTTTGGCCTGGCTCCCAACACTGGCCTCACTGCCTTCCAACCCTTCTTTGTGAGCCTGACGCTGCCCTACTCTGTCATCCGGGGGGAGGTGTTCACACTCAAGGCCAGTGTGTTCAACTACCTTTCCAAGTGTATCATG GTGAAGGTAACTCTAGCTGAGTCGAACCAGTTCACAGCCAGGCCATGTGAAGGCTGCCAGtacacactgtgtctgtgtgctgaAGAGAGCAGGACCTTCAAGTGGACCCTCACCCCAACTGCTTTAG GGGAGGTGAGCGTGAAAGTGAGCGCCGAGGCGTTGACAACTAAGAAGTTCTGCGGCAACGAGGTGGCCACGGTGCCAGAGAAAGGACGCATTGACACCGTTGTGCAAACACTGCTGGTGGAG GCCGAGGGAACCCAGGAGACGGTCAGCCACAAcgctctgctctgccctgcag AGGGCCCAGTGGAGAAGGACATCTCTCTGAAGCTGCCTGAGGTGTTTGTGGAGGGCTCTGCCAAGGCCTCCCTCTCAGTACTGG GCGACCTGATGGGTCGGGCCATAAAGAACCTGGACAGCCTGTTGCAGATGCCCTATGGCTGTGGAGAGCAGAACATGGTGCTGTTTGCTCCCAACATCTACATCCTCAACTACCTGCAGAGCACCAGGCAGCTCACCATGGAGATCCAGACCAGGGCCACGGGCTTCCTAGACAGTG GCTACCAGAGGGAGCTCAACTACAAGCATGACGATGGCTCCTACAGTGCCTTTGGGAAGAGCGATGAGTCTGGAAACACGTG GCTCACCTCCTTTGTGCTGAAGTCCTTTGGAGGGGCCAAGCCCTACATCTTTGTGGACCCCGCCCACATTGCCCAGGCCAAGGCCTGGTTGGCCAGTCACCAGCAGACGGATGGCTGCATCGCGTCAGTGGGGAAACTCTTCCATAACGGCATGAAG GGAGGGGTCGGGGATCAAGTGTCGCTCACTGCCTACATCACCgctgcactgctggagctggaTGGCAACACTTCT GACCCCATGGTGGAGAAGAGTCTGACGTGTCTGAAGGCAGCAGTGTCTGACCAGCTGGAGAACACCTACACCATGGCCCTGCTGTCCTACACCTTCACCCTGGCCCAAAACCAGGACATGAGGGCCAAGCTcatcacccacctggacaagataGCTGCTACCTCAG GTGGCAATCGTCACTGGGAGAGAGCAGAGGCTTCTGGGACGAAGACGGACTCTCTGGAGGTGGAGATGACATCCTACGTGCTGCTGGCGCTGCTCTCCGGTCCCACCATGCCAGGCTTTGGGCTGGACTACTCCACTGGCATCGTCCGCTGGCTGGCCCAGCAGCAGAACCCCTACGGAGGCTTTGCCTCCACACAG GACACAGTGGTAGCATTGCAGGCCCTGGCCAAGTACGGTGCTGCCACCTTCAGTCCAGAGGGCGCCAGTACAGTCAGTGTGAGCTCGGCCGGAGGCCTGAAGATGGAGTTCACTGTGAATCAGAACAACAGGCTGCTCTATCAGGAGAAGCAGCTGAGGGAGGTCCCTGGAGACTAcaacatcaaggcaaagggcaaGAGCTGCGTGTTTGTGCAG ATCGCCATGCACTACAATATTCCCCCTCCTCCTGACTTCTCTGCTTTCAACATCTCAACACAGACGCTTGGGAAATGTGACGGCACCAAGAAATCTCTGATAGTGTCTGTGGCTGTCAG GTACAATGGTCGGCGAGAAGAGACCAACATGGTGATCATCAATGTCAAGCTTCTCTCCGGCTTTGTCCTGGACAAATCCTCCCTCGGGCCT TTGAAAAATGACCCCACTGTCAAACGTGTTGACCTGGAGGAAGGACATGTCATCATCTACCTAGATGGG CTCAAGCAGAAGGAAACGAAGACGTACAGCCTGGCCATAGAGGAGGATGTGCCTGTGAGGAATCTGAAACCAGCTGTGGTGAAAGTGTATGACTACTACCAGACAA